AAAGGCTGCATCGCTTCTAGCCCAAGAAAAAATTGTAAGGAACGAAGCACAATATGCATTGGAAGTTAACGGTGATACAGATTCTGCTTGCCATTTGTACAGAAAGGCTTATCAGCTTGGAGGCGATGCATACAAAGCATATCCATCCGAATCAACAGCAACTATTCAGTATAAATCAGTATTTACACTAAAAAAATATTGCAATCAACTATACCCAGAATTTCAAAATGACTATCCATTGCCCGAGCGATGAACAAGTGAAAGAACACACCAAGAGCAAGTTCGATTTGATATTCCTTGAATCAGACGGATCGCTAAGGATCGAAACAGTTGATGCGGTTGACAAAGCAGCCGCAAGACAGATGGCTGGCAAGGCAGTTCAAAAAGTGAAAGCGGTTGTTTTCAGCGATCAGAACTCAGAGGATTAATCATGATGCTTGCAGCCCTTGCTTCAGTGCTGATAAGCAGCTGCTATGACGGCGACACCTGCCGCAGCAATTCCGGCGAAAAGATCAGGCTTGCTTGTATCGACACGCCAGAACTGCGCGGCAAACGTGCCAACCCTGTTCCTGCCAAGGCAGCACGGGACTATCTACGCAGGCTTGTCGTTGGACGTGACGTAGGCATCAGACGTATTACCAAAGACCGTTATGGGCGCACGGTGGCTGAGCTGTTTGTCGATGGCTCAAACGTGCAACAGCAACTGGTCGCTGCTGGCCATGCAGACATCTATTGGAAGTACGCGCATCAGTGCGGGTGGACGCGCTGATGCAGAACAAGCACTACTGCCTCCAATGGAAAGATCCAGCTGACTTTTCCAAGGGAACCATCTGGACCTACATGGAAACCGCTGCTTATGAGCACGCAGGAATTCCACGGTCAGAAGACGGAATGAGTCGCTTTCAAAAAATGGGTGGGCACCAGCCAACGGTGTGCATGCGCGGCACAAAGTGGGAAGCAACTTGGGAAGACGGCACAACATTCACGATTCGTTCCAGCCCACAAGCAACCAAGCCGGTGATGGTGTCCATCGCATTGCGTTGGACAAATCCACCCAAACAGCTCAAGCGTGATGGTGGGCAACCATTCGCAGTAGAGACCCTGAAAACGACCACAGATGCATACGTGTATCTAGTTCGGCTTCTTACTTTTGAGCCAACAGCAAGCGGGGCGAGCTATTTCAAAATCGGGAAAGCAGTTTCAATCCCAAACAGGATCAAGCAGTTTGGTCCTTGCGAACTGATTGCCCATGAAGTCCATACAGACCCAGGATCAGCCTTAAAGCGTGAAACGGCACTACACAGTCAGTTCAAACAATTCAGGCGTCCAGACACTGAGATATTCCTAATGACTCAGCAGGAGCTGAATCAGGTTGTCACTGCAATGAATCCAGCCAAAGCCTGAACACTGCTTAAAGGCGACTGGGCTTGGAGTTTTAGTCCTTTTGGGGGATGCGCCTTCACCACCCTTTCAGCGACTGTGCCAAGACGGATTGATCTGAATTTTTGTAATGAACGGGAAAGAAACACTGATTGCCGTAGCAGCTGTGCTTTTCCTGCTGTGGCAGTGCGGTCATCAAGCGAAAATGCAGCAAAGAGGAACCATCAGGCAAACAGCGGAATACCTTCAAGACTGCGAACTCGGTGGCGGTTCGAAAAGTGAATGCCTTGGGTGGGCTTAGAAAAGGATTGAAAGCGGTAATTAGGGCATCACCACCTGGGCTAAACTATGTACGATAGATTTCTTGTTTTTGTCCCAATACTGGTCCTGGGGACACTGATTATTTTCGGGTTAGGTTACCTGCAAAAGGGCGATTACATCGGAGGGTTCTGGCTTCTCGGGATGGCATACGCCTTTGCACTTGTATTGAAGAGGACCATTGAAGAGAGCCGGTGATTCCAATCAGACTTGACGTCTGAATGACCTTTTGCATGGAGGTCAACAAGTGTCTGTCCTTGTTCGGCATGGCACCACGTTGGCAAATTCACTCGTTTGGGTGATGCGTTTTCAGCTTGCTTGGCTGACAGTGAAACCACTGACAGAAACACTATGACCGGTGACATGGAACAAGATTCACGCGAAGAATTGGCTCGACTTTGCGAACGCGCCACAGCATTTGGCTCCCGTGATGAGTTCCTTGCTGTGGTCCATGACGAAATTGAAACGCAGGTGTTTCTGCTGCACGTCAACGGAATGTGGCCAGAGCTTCTAAGCGAATTTGAGGCTCACGATCTCAAGGACCCAAACATGAAATGGCAGGTCAGCGATCTGGGCACAGAAGCTGAAGTTGAAGCATTGCGAGCAATGCACAGGGGTTACCCCGAAATACACGTTTGGTAATTCCAGAAGGACATTGCACTAATTCGATTCTCCCTAATGACAAACAGAACAGGTATCGAAATAGCCCTAAATCGAATTGTTGATGCGTTGCATACGTAAAACGAAATGCTGGAAAGACAGCAAGTAACGCTCCAAGAAATGAGTCAAACCACAAGTCGCGATATTGACATACCGGATGACAGCAATTTGCAATATCACGTGCAAAGCTTAAAAGAGACTTTGTCGGAAATTAACTACAATCTCACACCCAGAAAAGGGCTTTTTGGGTGAAATCAAAGCTGGTATAAAACTATCGAAGAAATTGCTGGACAACCAAATCAGAATGGCGGTTCCCAATCAATCTGCTTGCCTTCAATCAGGCACCGTGCCCGCTCTTCATCCACCCTGCGCTGCTGCTTGAAAATCTCGAAATCGAAATGACAGCAGAAAAAGTTTCACGTCGCTACGCCAAAGCCTTTACTCTAAGGACAATTATCCCAATATTTCTTCGTGAATAGGAGGTACCTTCAAATGGCCGCTATTTCTTATATGAATACGAATAAACTCACCTTTGTCTTCATTATCTTTGCCCAGGTCACTGCGGATCGCAGCGTTTTCCTCGCAAAGCCTCGCTTCTTACCCACCTGTTATAATCATTATTATGAATAATTATACCCTCATCCTGATAGTCGTAGGGCACAAAGTCAGAACACTTATTTGATTCATAATATTGTTGACCCGAAGACAAGAGGCCAACTATTGAAGGGGCGTGAAATGCACCTATTAGCACAGTGAGAGCTATTATTAGTCGCATAAAATCGAGGCAATTTACCAAGAGCATTCGAGCAGGATGAACACTAATTACTTTACTGCTACTTTTTAGCCGAAGCTTGACAGCAGTTTTTCAGCAACTTGCGTCTATCATTCAATCAATAGCCATATGTATTGATTCGATAGCCACCTCCGTAGGTTGGGCTGATCGTGGTAGTACTATTTTGGCCAGACGGATAATCATAACTATTAATTCGATACCCACCGTTATAACTAGGCATAATGGTTGAATTTCTATACCCACCCATAGAATCATAGGTGTTAACTCTATATCCACCACCAAAAGAAGGGGTAATAGTTGTATCGCGATAACCCCGATCAGATCCCCAAAAGCTATTGAGCATAGATTGACCAAAGGATTGCGCAATCATGCCGTTGTATTGATTGGCATGTGCATCGAGACTTACGCCGATACAGGCTGCGGAGGCGAAAGTGCCAGCAACAATCAATTTGATGA
Above is a window of Synechococcus sp. BIOS-E4-1 DNA encoding:
- a CDS encoding GIY-YIG nuclease family protein, with amino-acid sequence MDALMQNKHYCLQWKDPADFSKGTIWTYMETAAYEHAGIPRSEDGMSRFQKMGGHQPTVCMRGTKWEATWEDGTTFTIRSSPQATKPVMVSIALRWTNPPKQLKRDGGQPFAVETLKTTTDAYVYLVRLLTFEPTASGASYFKIGKAVSIPNRIKQFGPCELIAHEVHTDPGSALKRETALHSQFKQFRRPDTEIFLMTQQELNQVVTAMNPAKA
- a CDS encoding thermonuclease family protein, which encodes MMLAALASVLISSCYDGDTCRSNSGEKIRLACIDTPELRGKRANPVPAKAARDYLRRLVVGRDVGIRRITKDRYGRTVAELFVDGSNVQQQLVAAGHADIYWKYAHQCGWTR